The Raphanus sativus cultivar WK10039 chromosome 6, ASM80110v3, whole genome shotgun sequence sequence GAACTCTTTTTTTGCATCTAACTCCACATTCCCCTCTTCGAAATAATGGGCTCCTACCTGAAGAGAACGAGATTATATACTTAGACTAAGCTCACTGATCTTCTGTTGGCTTTGAATCAGTCACATTCAGCTTACAGAGAGGATAAGTGAATGGCGAGTGTTACCTGCAATTTCCCTTTTATGTCAAGCACTTGAGATTCATCCTGGAAATCAATGTTCCATACAGATCTCCAACTTCCATTACTGCacaatcaaaatattatttcagGCAAACCTTTTGTCTTCTCCAGATGATTGTTCTTTCTGAACAATGGATACACCAGAGACCATATCTGATGCTAAAAGAATTGACAATACGTTAAGAGAATATCACTTTGTACGCACCAGAAGTTTTGGGGACTGAGCTTCATGGCAGTAATTATAACGACGAACTCAAAGTTCGACCCTGGACCATCAGCATCTTTGCCTTTCACACAGTTAACTGCGGACACACCTTTCGGGTAAGATTCACTAACGTATCTCTGGATTTCAGCATCAAGGGCACATCTGTAATGGGCAAAACAGCCTTATCAACATGTATTATCTTTAGCGGAGAGACAACAGACGTTTCAAAGTGCTTCTAATATTTTTCATCTGCAGCCATAAGAACTTAAGCTACCACAGACTATTGAAATATATGAGACAAAATGTGTCTATCTCAGGAATAAGCTATAACATCTTACTAGATAAAGTGCTTCTAATGTTTTCTCATCTGGATTCTGGAGCCATAAGAACATTCAGAAGTGATGATTATGCGTTAACTAAACTAATCCTAAATCCTTCCAGCTAGGTGTAAAATCATACCTGAATTCCTCAATATACGAAGATGGAAGTTCTTCATCGTCAGCAGGTCTTACATTTGTACAAATCTGGTCATAGAAAAGAAATGCAAGCTTGGAACTGGATTCAAAGATCAGAGCAAGCTATAACGAAACATAACTATAATCACTAAATGAACCTGTTTGACGTGATCAACAATGGCAACCTGGGCAGTTCTTGGATCAAGGTACTCATTCTCTGTAATTTCACTGTAAGATGAAACAATCACCTGAGACAACAAACAACAAACGGTTATGCAAAAACATTTTCAATAAAACACGAAAAGAACACACATGCCAAAGAAGTTAAGAATATCAGGTGTAAGTTCATGGAAACTCTCTCTagcaaagacaaagagaaaagtTCTTAATGAGaaccatttattttattaagatcACTGAAACTCCAGGAGAAACAATAGCATAGAGACTAATCAGTCTTGAGTGATCCAATAAGTGTAAGTTGATCACAACTTCAATGAATAAACAACAGAGACCTATTCAATAGAGCCGGAAGTGATTATACAATTCGAGTCAGATTAAGATAGATAATCTCACATCACCCGCCCTATTAGGCATTTCAAGGCAGATCATGTGAGACTTATTGTACACTGGAAACGCCTCCATGGCTGCCTCGTTGTAGACTTCCTCATCGCTCAAAACCGCCTTTAAATCTGGCACAAAATCcgaaataaattttcaaaatcatgCACAATGATCCATCCTCAGTCCTCACAGTATCGCTATACGATCGAGCTTTCTCATACAGATTCCACATCTCAGTGCGATAAGAAACACATACGCCTCAGTGTAAATGTGTATGAGTGGAGTACCTTTGGCGACGTAGTTGATTTCGCCAGCGGGAGCGTTGAGGAGGAACCATTTCGCGATTTCCTTCTTCTGATCGTAACTTAGCTCTGTCTCCGGTGACTCGTCTTCTTCGTCCGCCATGGCTTTTTCTATCTCTCTAGCCAAAGGAAGGAGAGAGTTACATTGAAGgacactttctttttttttctatcgcTAAAAGACACAATACAAACTTAGCACACTTTTGCTTGTCAGCTGTTTATTTTCGGACAAAAGTAACCTTGATATTGTTTAGAGGGGAGTGCGTTGGTTTTAAAGAAACACCCGAAACACTTTCACTTTGTAACTAAGTTTCTTTTTAGTTACAATAAATGACAAATGggtgaatttaaaaaataggtATATGGGATGAAGAGAATCATTTTTGGTCGTTTGATCTgatctaaagaaaaaaatctaacgGCTGCGGAAAGTCT is a genomic window containing:
- the LOC108811304 gene encoding F-actin-capping protein subunit alpha; translated protein: MADEEDESPETELSYDQKKEIAKWFLLNAPAGEINYVAKDLKAVLSDEEVYNEAAMEAFPVYNKSHMICLEMPNRAGDVIVSSYSEITENEYLDPRTAQVAIVDHVKQICTNVRPADDEELPSSYIEEFRCALDAEIQRYVSESYPKGVSAVNCVKGKDADGPGSNFEFVVIITAMKLSPQNFCNGSWRSVWNIDFQDESQVLDIKGKLQVGAHYFEEGNVELDAKKEFQDSTIFQSADDCGIAIANIIRHHETEYLAALEVAYSKLPDNTFKDLRRKLPVTRTLFPWQNTLQFSLTREVEKELGLGK